The DNA sequence ACTGGTCGGTGACCGCGAGGACGACCCAGCCGCACGTGCGGCAGATGATCGCCGACCGTGAGCTGGAGACGTGGCTGGTCGTCGATGTGTCAGCGAGTCTGGACTTCGGTACCACCGGCTGTGAGAAGCGTGATCTGGCGGTCGCCGCGGCGGCCGCGATCGCCTTTCTCAACAGCGGCGGCGGCAACCGGCTCGGTGCGATCATCTCCAACGGTGACACCATGCGCCGGGTGCCCGCCCTGTCCGGCCGGATGCACGAGCAGGAACTGCTGCGCGCCATCGCGACCACCCCCCGGGCCCCGATGGGTACCCGCGGTGACCTCGCCGCGGCGATCGATGCGCTGCGCCGGCCCGAACGTCGACGCGGAATGGCGGTGATCATCAGCGATTTCCTGGGCCCGATCGACTGGATGCGTCCGCTGCGCGCCATCTCGGGTCGCCACGAGGTGCTGGGGATCGAGATCCTCGATCCCCGTGACATGGAGCTGCCGCCGGTCGGAGAAGTGATCCTGCAGGACACCGAGACCGGGCGCACCCGCGAGTTCACCATCGACGAACAGCTCCGCAGCGACTTCGAGCGGGCCGCCGCCGCGCACCGCGCCGAGGTGGCGCGCACGCTGAGGCGTTGTGACGCCCCGCTGCTGACGCTGCGCACCGATCGAGACTGGATCGCCGACGTGGTGCGCTTCGTCGCGAGCCGGCGCCGCGGTGCTCTGGCCTCGGCGCGATGACCAACGAAATGACAACGAGCACATGACTTTACCGTTCTTCGGCCCGATGTCGCTGACAGGCTTCGAGCATCCCTGGTTCTTCCTGTTCCTCCTGGTCGTCATCGGGCTGGTCGCGCTCTACGTGATCGTTCAGATGGCGCGCCAGAAGCGCATGCTGCGGTTCGCCAACATGGAGCTGCTGGAAAGTGTTGCCCCGCAGCGTCCCAGCCGTTGGCGTCACCTGCCCGCGGTGCTGCTGGTGTCCTCGATGGTGTTGTTCACCATCGCGATGGCCGGCCCGACCCACGATGTGCGCATTCCCCGTAACCGTGCGGTGGTGATGCTGGTCATCGACGTGTCGCAGTCGATGCGCGCCACCGATGTGTCGCCCAACCGGCTGGTGGCCGCGCAGGAAGCCGCCAAGCAGTTCGCCGACCAGTTGACCCCCGGCATCAACCTCGGCTTGATCTCCTACGCCGGCACCGCCACGGTGCTCGTCTCGCCGACCACCAACCGCGAGGCCACCAAGAACGCCATCGACAAGTTGCAGCTGGCCGACCGCACGGCGACCGGCGAGGGAGTGTTCACCGCGCTGCAGGCCATCGCGACGGTGGGAGCCGTCATCGGTGGCGGAGATGAACCGCCGCCGGCGCGCATCGTGCTGATGTCCGACGGCAAGGAGACCGTCCCGTCGAATCCGGACAACCCCAAAGGGGCCTACACCGCGGCGCGCACCGCCAAGGATCAGGGCGTGCCGATCTCGACGGTGTCGTTCGGCACGCCGTACGGCTACGTCGAGATCAACGAGCAGCGCCAGCCGGTGCCCGTCGACGACGAGATGCTCGCCAAGATCGCCGAGCTCTCCGGTGGCGAGGCGTTCACCGCATCCAGTCTCGAGCAGCTCAAACAGGTGTTCAGCAACCTGCAGGAGCAGATCGGCTACGAAACCATCAAAGGTGATGCGAGCGTGGGCTGGCTGCGGCTGGGTGCACTCGTACTGGCCGGTGCCGCACTGGGCGCGCTGCTGATCAACCGTCGGTTGCCCAACTAGCAGCCGAGTTCGCCGACCTTGATTTCGGATCCGTGCAGTCCACGCACTAAGTTGGCGGCATGACCGACACCTCCGGAGCCGCTCAGGCGGAGACAGCGAACGCCGTCGCCGCATCCACCGACACCGGCCGGCCGGCCTTTGTCGCGCGGTCTGTGCTGGTCACCGGCGGCAACCGGGGGATCGGGCTGGCCATCGCGCAGCGACTGGCCGCCGACGGCCACAAGGTCGCGGTCACCCACCGCGGCTCCGGTGCCCCGGACGGGTTGTTCGGCGTGCAGTGTGACGTCACCGACAGCGAGGCCGTCGACCGGGCGTTCACCAAGGTCGAGGAGCACCAGGGCCCGGTCGAGGTCCTGGTGTCCAACGCGGGTATCTCTGCGGATGCCTTCCTGATGCGGATGACCGAGGAACGGTTCCAGAAGGTCATCGACGCCAACCTGACCGGGGCGTTTCGGGTGACCCAGCGCGCGTCGCGCACCATGCAGCGCAAGCGCTTCGGCCGCATCATCTACGTGGGGTCGGTCTCGGGCATGTGGGGCATCGGCAACCAGGCCAACTACGCGGCCTCCAAGGCGGGGCTGATCGGGATGGCGCGATCGATCTCCCGGGAGCTGTCCAAGGCCAACGTCACCGCCAACGTGGTGGCCCCCGGCTACATCGACACCGAGATGACCCGTGCGCTCGACGAGCGAATCCAGCAGGGAGCACTGGATTTCATCCCGGCCAAGCGGGTCGGGACCGCCGCCGAGGTGGCGGGCGTCGTCAGCTTCCTGGCCTCAGAAGACGCCAACTACATTGCCGGCGCGGTGATCCCGGTCGACGGCGGCATGGGTATGGGCCACTAGCGAGGCCTCAGCGGCCCTGACACAGATAAGGACGTTCACATGACTGGCATTCTCGAGGGCAAGCGGATCCTCGTCACCGGCATCATCACCGATTCGTCGATCGCGTTCTACATCGCCAAGGTGGCCCAGGAGGCCGGCGCCGAACTGGTGCTGACCGGGTTCGACCGGATGAAGCTGATCCGGCGGATCTGCGACCGGCTGCCGAATCCGGCGCCGCTGCTGGAGCTCGACGTGCAAAACACCGAACATCTCGACACGCTGGCCGACCGGATCGCGGCGGAGATCGGTGAGGGCAACAAGCTCGACGGCGTCGTGCATTCGATCGGTTTCATGCCGCAGACCGGCATGGGCATCAACCCGTTCTTCGACGCGCCGTACGAGGATGTCGCCAAAGGCATCCACATCTCGGCCTACTCCTACGCCTCGCTGGCCAAAGCGGTGCTGCCGATCATGAATCCCGGCGGCGGCATCGTCGGTATGGACTTCGACCCGACCCGCGCGATGCCGGCCTACAACTGGATGACAGTGGCCAAGAGCGCGCTGGAATCGGTGAACCGCTTCGTCGCCCGCGAGGCCGGCAAGGTCGGCGTCCGCTCCAATCTCGTTGCCGCCGGCCCGATCCGGACCCTGGCGATGAGCGCCATCGTCGGTGGCGCGCTCGGCGAGGAGGCCGGGGCGCAGATGCAGCTGCTCGAGGAGGGCTGGGACCAGCGTGCGCCGCTGGGCTGGAACATGAAAGACCCCACACCGGTGGCCAAGACGGTGTGTGCGCTGATGTCGGACTGGCTGCCGGCGACCACGGGCACCGTGATCTACGCCGACGGCGGAGCCAGCACCCAGTTGTTGTGACCATGGAGTTCGACGCTCTGCTGCTGCTTTCGTTCGGCGGTCCCGAGGGGCCCGAGCAGGTCATGCCGTTCCTGGAGAACGTCACTCGTGGCCGCGGCATCCCGCGGGAGCGGCTGGAGTCGGTGGCCGAGCACTACATGCATTTCGGCGGGGTCTCGCCGATCAACGGGATCAACCGTGCGCTCATCGCCGAGATCGAGGCCGAGCTGGCACGCCGCGGCCGCCAGACACCGGTCTACTTCGGCAACCGCAATTGGGAGCCCTACGTCGAAGACACCGTCACGCAGATGCGCGACAACGGAATCGAACGCGCAGCGGTGTTCACCACCTCGGCGTGGGGCGGCTACTCGGGCTGCACGCAGTACCAGGAGGACATCGCACGCGGACGCGCAGCCGCCGGGGCGGGTGCACCGGAGCTGGTCAAGCTGCGCCAGTACTTCGACCATCCGCTGTTGGTCGAGATGTTCGCCGACGCGATCCGCGACGCGGCCGCCACACTGCCCGCCGAACTGCGTGACGAAGCCCGCCTGGTGTTCACCGCGCATTCGATCCCCCTGCGTGCTGCCGACCGGTGCGGCCCCGACCTCTACGAACGCCAGGTCGGCTACAGCTGCCGGCTGATTGCCGCGGCCGCGGGCTACCTCGACTATGACCACGTCTGGCAGTCCCGCTCCGGACCGCCGCAGGTGCCGTGGCTCGAGCCGGACGTCGGTGACCATCTGGAGGCATTACAGCGGGCGGGCACCCGAGCGGTGATCGTGTGTCCGGTCGGGTTCGTCGCCGACCACATCGAGGTGGTGTGGGACCTCGACAACGAACTGGCCGAGCAGGCCGCGCAGGCGGGAATCGCCTTCGCGCGGGCCTCCACGCCGAACGCCCAGACCCGCTTCGCCCAGCTGGCGGTCGACCTGCTCGACGAGGTGCGGATGGACGCCCCGGCGGCCCGGGTCACCGGGCCGCAGCCGGTACCCGGCTACGGCTGCAGCGTCAACGGTGCGGTGTGCACCCCGGACTGTGAGGTCTGACGGGCGCCGAATCGTCAACCACGCCAGGCGGAATGCAGGATCGCCTCGACGGCAGCCAGCCGCGCCGAGCGGACCACCGCGGTCAGCGGACGCAATGCGTCGCTGGCGACCTGGACCTCCGAGGAACTCTGCAGACCGCTCGGGATCAACCCGGAGCTGACGGTGATGATCGCGTCGACGTGCGCGGCGTTCTCCAACACGCGCACCGCGCGCGCCGGCGCATGGTCGGGCACGCGGTGGGCGAGAGTGGAATCGAGGACCTGTTCGACGAGCCGGCGGGGGTCGCCGATGTCACCGCCGGACGCGCCTGCCCGCAACGCGCCCAGCGCGTCGGCCGCCGAGCGCACCGCGTCGCGCAGGGCGTATTCGGCCTCGCCGAGGTCGAAGTACTCGACGATGACGGGGCCGGGCAGCGAGTACACCGTCCACGACAGGCCACTGGGTTCGGGGTCGAAGATGTCGGGATCGAACATGTCGGTGCCCAGGTCGGTCTCGGGGAAGCCGTCGGGGTACTCGAAGTCGGGGACGAGGCCGACGAGCGCTTCGGGGGGACCGACGAGAACCGCCTCACCGGCGGCGATGGCGTCCCGCCCGAACTGGGTACCGGGCGGCAGGCCCCGGACGTCGCCGGGCACG is a window from the Mycolicibacterium poriferae genome containing:
- a CDS encoding DUF58 domain-containing protein, whose amino-acid sequence is MTAPSGPSGSTNSTRSIDLPSLQRGEIRDPALTAALRKLELTVRRKLDGVLHGDHLGLLPGPGTEPGESRSYQPGDDVRRMDWSVTARTTQPHVRQMIADRELETWLVVDVSASLDFGTTGCEKRDLAVAAAAAIAFLNSGGGNRLGAIISNGDTMRRVPALSGRMHEQELLRAIATTPRAPMGTRGDLAAAIDALRRPERRRGMAVIISDFLGPIDWMRPLRAISGRHEVLGIEILDPRDMELPPVGEVILQDTETGRTREFTIDEQLRSDFERAAAAHRAEVARTLRRCDAPLLTLRTDRDWIADVVRFVASRRRGALASAR
- a CDS encoding ferrochelatase; the protein is MEFDALLLLSFGGPEGPEQVMPFLENVTRGRGIPRERLESVAEHYMHFGGVSPINGINRALIAEIEAELARRGRQTPVYFGNRNWEPYVEDTVTQMRDNGIERAAVFTTSAWGGYSGCTQYQEDIARGRAAAGAGAPELVKLRQYFDHPLLVEMFADAIRDAAATLPAELRDEARLVFTAHSIPLRAADRCGPDLYERQVGYSCRLIAAAAGYLDYDHVWQSRSGPPQVPWLEPDVGDHLEALQRAGTRAVIVCPVGFVADHIEVVWDLDNELAEQAAQAGIAFARASTPNAQTRFAQLAVDLLDEVRMDAPAARVTGPQPVPGYGCSVNGAVCTPDCEV
- the inhA gene encoding NADH-dependent enoyl-ACP reductase InhA; translated protein: MTGILEGKRILVTGIITDSSIAFYIAKVAQEAGAELVLTGFDRMKLIRRICDRLPNPAPLLELDVQNTEHLDTLADRIAAEIGEGNKLDGVVHSIGFMPQTGMGINPFFDAPYEDVAKGIHISAYSYASLAKAVLPIMNPGGGIVGMDFDPTRAMPAYNWMTVAKSALESVNRFVAREAGKVGVRSNLVAAGPIRTLAMSAIVGGALGEEAGAQMQLLEEGWDQRAPLGWNMKDPTPVAKTVCALMSDWLPATTGTVIYADGGASTQLL
- a CDS encoding VWA domain-containing protein, whose amino-acid sequence is MTLPFFGPMSLTGFEHPWFFLFLLVVIGLVALYVIVQMARQKRMLRFANMELLESVAPQRPSRWRHLPAVLLVSSMVLFTIAMAGPTHDVRIPRNRAVVMLVIDVSQSMRATDVSPNRLVAAQEAAKQFADQLTPGINLGLISYAGTATVLVSPTTNREATKNAIDKLQLADRTATGEGVFTALQAIATVGAVIGGGDEPPPARIVLMSDGKETVPSNPDNPKGAYTAARTAKDQGVPISTVSFGTPYGYVEINEQRQPVPVDDEMLAKIAELSGGEAFTASSLEQLKQVFSNLQEQIGYETIKGDASVGWLRLGALVLAGAALGALLINRRLPN
- the fabG1 gene encoding 3-oxoacyl-ACP reductase FabG1; this encodes MTDTSGAAQAETANAVAASTDTGRPAFVARSVLVTGGNRGIGLAIAQRLAADGHKVAVTHRGSGAPDGLFGVQCDVTDSEAVDRAFTKVEEHQGPVEVLVSNAGISADAFLMRMTEERFQKVIDANLTGAFRVTQRASRTMQRKRFGRIIYVGSVSGMWGIGNQANYAASKAGLIGMARSISRELSKANVTANVVAPGYIDTEMTRALDERIQQGALDFIPAKRVGTAAEVAGVVSFLASEDANYIAGAVIPVDGGMGMGH